A DNA window from Sphingomonas changnyeongensis contains the following coding sequences:
- the argJ gene encoding bifunctional glutamate N-acetyltransferase/amino-acid acetyltransferase ArgJ, with product MSTSVSPLARPFPDLPPVAGATPSVARAGYKDWDRNDITLLRLAPGTAVAGVLTRSLCPSPEVEWCRAALAGGRARALVVNAGNSNAFTGARGRAAVDAVTARVAERLGCRANEVFAASTGVIGVPLPIDRAEAGIDAALAAPACSWHAMAEAIGTTDTFAKGAAETAIVDGRTVTLVGVIKGSGMIAPDMATMLGFIITDAAVSPAFLQDALAAANRRSFSCITVDGDTSTSDTVLAFATGAAGNAPLDGDDAPGADAFRAALDALCRTLAQLVVRDGEGAAKFITVTVEGATSDDSARRVALSIANSPLVKTAVAGEDANWGRVVMAVGKAGEPADRDRLAIRFGATLVARSGAAVEGYDEAPVAAHLRGEEVEIGVDLGLGSGRATVWTCDLTHGYISINADYRS from the coding sequence ATGTCGACCAGCGTCTCCCCCCTCGCCCGTCCCTTTCCCGATCTGCCGCCGGTCGCCGGCGCGACGCCCAGCGTCGCCCGCGCCGGTTACAAGGACTGGGACCGCAACGACATCACCCTGCTGCGCCTTGCGCCCGGCACGGCGGTGGCGGGCGTGCTGACGCGCAGCCTCTGCCCCTCGCCCGAGGTCGAATGGTGCCGGGCGGCGCTGGCCGGTGGCCGGGCGCGGGCCCTGGTCGTCAATGCCGGCAACTCGAACGCCTTTACCGGCGCGCGCGGCCGCGCGGCGGTGGATGCCGTCACCGCCCGCGTCGCCGAACGGCTGGGCTGCCGGGCGAACGAGGTGTTCGCCGCCTCGACCGGGGTGATCGGCGTGCCGCTGCCGATCGACCGGGCCGAAGCCGGCATCGACGCCGCGCTCGCCGCGCCCGCCTGCTCATGGCACGCCATGGCAGAGGCCATCGGCACCACCGACACCTTTGCCAAGGGCGCGGCCGAAACCGCCATCGTCGATGGCCGCACCGTCACCCTGGTCGGCGTCATCAAGGGATCGGGGATGATCGCGCCCGACATGGCGACGATGCTCGGCTTCATCATCACCGATGCGGCGGTCAGCCCGGCCTTCCTTCAGGATGCGCTCGCCGCCGCCAATCGCCGCAGCTTTTCCTGCATCACCGTCGATGGCGACACCTCGACGTCGGACACGGTGCTCGCCTTTGCAACCGGTGCGGCCGGCAATGCGCCGCTTGATGGCGACGACGCGCCCGGCGCCGATGCGTTCCGCGCCGCGCTGGATGCGCTGTGCCGCACGCTTGCCCAGCTGGTCGTGCGCGACGGCGAGGGCGCGGCCAAGTTCATCACCGTGACGGTCGAAGGCGCGACCAGCGACGACAGCGCCCGCCGCGTTGCGCTCAGCATCGCCAACTCGCCGCTCGTCAAGACGGCGGTGGCGGGCGAGGATGCCAATTGGGGCCGGGTGGTGATGGCGGTCGGCAAGGCCGGGGAACCCGCCGACCGCGACCGGCTGGCGATCCGCTTCGGCGCGACGCTGGTCGCCCGGTCAGGGGCCGCGGTCGAGGGCTATGACGAAGCCCCGGTCGCCGCGCATCTGAGGGGCGAAGAGGTCGAGATCGGCGTCGATCTGGGGCTGGGCAGCGGCCGCGCGACGGTTTGGACGTGCGACCTGACCCATGGCTATATCTCGATCAACGCCGATTATCGCAGCTGA